The Variovorax paradoxus genome window below encodes:
- a CDS encoding SDR family NAD(P)-dependent oxidoreductase produces MLNRNRPLEGQVAVVTGATRGVGKGVALALGEAGALVYATGRTLEAGASNWPGSLQETADEIAQRGGLCIPIVCDHGDDASVKRVFERVHDEQDAAIDILVNNVFAAPSHMPVNVPFWELEDGLWENLLRVGLRSHYIASRCAAPKMVARRKGLIVNTSSGGAVRYTFNVPFGVQKAGVDKMAKDMAHDLKPFNVAAVVIWPGFIKSEKFLVQPDRVPAPLAKRIMESGESSEFAGRAVVGLAADPAIMEKSGRLHLVAELAQEYGFTDIDGRMPAAPSRV; encoded by the coding sequence ATGCTGAATCGCAACAGGCCGCTTGAGGGCCAGGTGGCCGTGGTGACGGGCGCAACGCGAGGCGTCGGCAAGGGCGTCGCGCTGGCACTCGGTGAAGCCGGGGCGCTGGTCTATGCGACCGGGCGCACGCTCGAGGCCGGCGCGTCAAATTGGCCGGGGTCCCTTCAGGAAACCGCCGATGAAATCGCCCAGCGCGGCGGCCTATGCATCCCGATCGTCTGCGACCATGGCGACGACGCCAGTGTGAAGCGCGTGTTCGAGCGTGTGCACGATGAACAAGACGCAGCGATCGACATCCTGGTGAACAACGTGTTTGCGGCCCCGTCCCACATGCCGGTCAACGTGCCCTTCTGGGAGCTCGAAGACGGTCTTTGGGAAAACCTGCTGCGCGTGGGGCTGCGCTCGCACTACATTGCCAGCCGCTGCGCGGCGCCGAAGATGGTTGCCCGCCGCAAAGGACTGATCGTCAATACCTCCTCGGGCGGCGCTGTGCGCTACACCTTCAACGTGCCCTTCGGAGTGCAGAAGGCCGGCGTCGACAAAATGGCCAAGGACATGGCTCACGACCTCAAGCCCTTCAACGTGGCCGCGGTCGTGATTTGGCCGGGTTTTATCAAGAGCGAGAAGTTCCTCGTTCAGCCGGACCGGGTCCCTGCACCACTGGCCAAGCGGATCATGGAAAGCGGGGAGTCCTCCGAGTTCGCGGGGCGGGCTGTGGTGGGCTTGGCGGCCGATCCAGCGATCATGGAAAAGAGCGGTCGACTGCATCTGGTTGCAGAACTGGCGCAAGAGTACGGGTTCACGGACATCGATGGCAGGATGCCCGCGGCGCCTTCGCGGGTCTGA
- a CDS encoding YqaE/Pmp3 family membrane protein translates to MRLILAILLPFVAFFTIGRPIAGIICLILQVTLIGWLPAAIWAVYALSQYKTDRKIERALSARRNT, encoded by the coding sequence TTGCGTCTCATCCTGGCCATCCTTCTTCCCTTCGTCGCCTTCTTCACGATCGGCCGCCCGATCGCAGGCATCATCTGTTTGATCTTGCAGGTTACCCTCATCGGCTGGCTTCCGGCTGCGATCTGGGCCGTGTATGCGCTCAGCCAGTACAAGACGGACCGCAAGATCGAAAGGGCGCTGAGCGCTCGCAGGAACACCTGA
- a CDS encoding phosphoglycerate kinase, whose product MGLDMSAYTTKAPIPAVDLTVVPEDAVQIAYWRKHPSLHGWMEQLYRSEGGTAEIFNCVPMRIDAEDLDALERALDESGLPETTGLFFGVTCPEDIALDRAFIAAVRAALAAGAFVFYDSWW is encoded by the coding sequence ATGGGACTTGACATGTCCGCCTACACAACCAAAGCGCCAATTCCAGCGGTGGACCTCACGGTGGTGCCAGAGGACGCGGTGCAGATCGCCTACTGGCGCAAGCATCCGAGCCTGCATGGCTGGATGGAACAGCTCTATCGCAGCGAGGGCGGCACCGCGGAAATCTTTAACTGCGTGCCGATGCGGATCGACGCCGAAGACCTCGATGCGCTGGAGAGGGCACTCGATGAAAGCGGCTTGCCCGAAACGACGGGCTTGTTCTTCGGCGTAACTTGCCCTGAAGACATCGCGCTTGATCGCGCCTTCATCGCGGCGGTGCGTGCTGCGTTGGCCGCCGGTGCGTTCGTCTTCTACGACTCTTGGTGGTGA
- a CDS encoding IS3 family transposase (programmed frameshift): MAIKELCRLGGFSDATFYKLRAKFGGMQASEATRLRDIESENAKLKKLLAEAHLHIEALKVGLGGKALTPQARRQAAARMVEELSISERRACRYAGLSRTSYREPPNMDEATASLITRIVELAHERRRFGYRRIQDLLSLEGHQVDHKRVWRLYKLANLSVRKRRKVKRGTGERQPLAASRHINETWSMDFVMDALSNGRRIKCLTVVDDFSRECVEIAVDHGMGGEYVVRLLDQAAQFRGYPLAIRTDQGPEFTSRAFVAWAAARGVRHLLNDAGCPTQNAYIESFNGKFRDECLNEQWFESLAQARREIARWRRDYNEVRPHSSLGRIPPARFAALHRQRAGDARQSPEIK, translated from the exons ATGGCGATCAAGGAACTGTGTCGCCTGGGCGGCTTCAGCGATGCGACCTTCTACAAGTTGCGCGCCAAGTTCGGCGGCATGCAGGCCAGTGAGGCCACGCGGCTGCGTGACATCGAGAGCGAGAACGCCAAGCTCAAGAAATTGCTGGCTGAAGCCCACCTGCACATCGAAGCACTGAAGGTGGGCCTCGGGG GTAAAGCGCTGACCCCGCAGGCCAGGCGCCAGGCCGCTGCCAGGATGGTTGAGGAACTGTCCATCAGCGAGCGCCGCGCCTGTCGCTATGCGGGGTTGTCCAGGACCAGCTACCGAGAGCCGCCCAACATGGATGAGGCCACGGCCAGCCTGATCACGCGCATCGTCGAACTGGCGCATGAGCGCAGACGCTTTGGCTACCGGCGCATCCAAGATCTGTTGAGCCTTGAGGGTCATCAGGTGGACCACAAGCGCGTGTGGCGGCTGTACAAGTTGGCCAACTTGTCGGTGCGCAAGCGCCGCAAGGTCAAGCGGGGCACCGGCGAGCGCCAGCCGCTGGCAGCCAGCCGACACATCAACGAAACCTGGAGCATGGACTTCGTGATGGATGCACTGTCCAACGGCCGGCGCATCAAATGCCTGACGGTGGTGGACGACTTCAGCCGCGAGTGCGTGGAAATTGCAGTGGACCACGGCATGGGTGGCGAGTACGTCGTGCGCTTGCTGGACCAGGCAGCGCAGTTCCGCGGCTACCCGTTGGCGATCCGCACCGACCAGGGGCCGGAGTTCACCAGCCGGGCCTTCGTGGCCTGGGCCGCTGCGCGTGGCGTTCGGCACCTGCTCAACGACGCGGGCTGTCCGACCCAGAACGCCTATATCGAGAGCTTCAACGGCAAGTTCCGCGATGAATGCCTGAACGAACAGTGGTTCGAGTCGCTCGCGCAGGCCAGGCGAGAGATCGCCCGGTGGCGACGCGACTACAACGAGGTGCGGCCCCACAGTTCGCTGGGCCGAATCCCGCCAGCCAGGTTCGCCGCCTTGCATCGCCAGCGCGCTGGCGATGCAAGGCAATCGCCGGAGATCAAGTAG
- the tnpB gene encoding IS66 family insertion sequence element accessory protein TnpB, producing MIRIDAMWLAVEPIDMRSGAERLLTRVVQVFGAAQAHHGYVFANARATLIKLLVHDGFGLWCAARRLNEGRFAWPVPGSNALPALTQSQFDALVVGLPWQRLQQMQLITRT from the coding sequence ATGATTCGCATCGACGCGATGTGGCTGGCGGTCGAGCCGATCGATATGCGATCCGGCGCGGAGCGACTGTTGACGAGAGTCGTGCAAGTCTTCGGCGCCGCGCAGGCTCACCATGGCTATGTGTTCGCCAATGCTCGTGCCACTCTCATCAAGCTGCTCGTTCACGATGGCTTCGGGCTGTGGTGCGCCGCGCGGCGTCTCAACGAGGGCCGCTTCGCGTGGCCGGTACCTGGCTCGAACGCGCTACCCGCGCTGACGCAATCGCAGTTCGACGCGCTCGTCGTGGGCCTGCCGTGGCAGCGGCTGCAGCAGATGCAGCTCATCACGCGCACGTAG
- a CDS encoding branched-chain amino acid ABC transporter permease, translated as MRLLVAPATAWLAVLAIACVAVASLLPSYWAFKLSSVLILALAVRGLQLLIGSSGQISLGHGAFFAVGAYTAGILLSHQWLPFYVIVPAAMAVCGLFGFLFGLPATRLAGPYLALATFTLAVALPQLLKHPLLEPWTGGVSGLSLDPPAAPFGIEFLQPDAWNLLLTAAWTALIYGVLRRLLNGPAGLAWITLRDHPTAALAVGVDVRKWRATAFAVSAATVGAAGALNTGLTHFVSPDSFPIFLSLSLLVGVALAGPSSSVGTFVAAVFLSFVPDVAEKLSQELTGVLYGAVMLGAVFVLPLLSKWRGRMAVSDRAAAPPLNPIDIKEK; from the coding sequence CTGCGCCTACTTGTCGCGCCGGCAACGGCGTGGCTGGCCGTGCTCGCCATTGCCTGCGTGGCAGTCGCGTCGCTGCTCCCGAGCTATTGGGCCTTCAAGCTGTCGAGCGTGCTGATCCTGGCGCTGGCCGTGCGAGGCTTGCAACTGCTGATCGGCTCCAGCGGGCAAATCTCGCTGGGCCACGGCGCCTTCTTTGCCGTCGGCGCTTACACCGCGGGCATCTTGCTCTCCCATCAGTGGCTGCCTTTCTATGTCATCGTGCCCGCAGCCATGGCAGTCTGCGGACTCTTCGGCTTCCTCTTCGGTCTGCCAGCGACCCGATTGGCGGGACCCTATCTCGCTTTGGCCACCTTCACACTCGCTGTCGCGCTGCCGCAGCTTCTGAAGCATCCGCTGCTGGAGCCCTGGACTGGCGGCGTCAGTGGGCTGAGCCTGGACCCGCCGGCTGCACCTTTCGGCATCGAGTTCCTGCAACCCGATGCGTGGAACCTGCTCCTGACGGCTGCCTGGACCGCACTGATCTACGGCGTGCTGCGGCGACTGCTCAACGGCCCGGCGGGTCTTGCCTGGATCACCTTGCGCGACCATCCGACAGCCGCCCTGGCCGTCGGCGTCGACGTCCGCAAGTGGCGAGCGACCGCGTTCGCGGTCAGTGCTGCCACCGTCGGTGCGGCCGGCGCACTCAACACGGGCCTGACCCACTTCGTCTCTCCGGACAGCTTCCCGATCTTCCTCTCGCTGAGCCTGCTGGTCGGCGTGGCGCTTGCTGGTCCGAGCTCGAGCGTGGGTACCTTTGTGGCCGCGGTCTTTCTCTCCTTCGTGCCCGACGTCGCCGAAAAGCTGTCGCAAGAGCTCACGGGCGTTCTCTACGGCGCCGTGATGCTCGGGGCCGTGTTCGTGCTGCCGCTGCTGTCCAAGTGGCGCGGACGCATGGCTGTGTCCGATCGCGCTGCGGCACCGCCCCTGAATCCCATCGATATCAAGGAGAAATGA
- a CDS encoding transposase, which produces MDTSVALSEGRRRRRKHSAEFKAHVVAACSKPGVSLASVAMANGVNANLVRRWTKDADSEREDFEGVVVAKRVKETTTKFVPLPLPSPAPLSDIRVELQRGAIKIVVTWPATAAAQCAAWMRELLQ; this is translated from the coding sequence ATGGACACTTCAGTTGCTCTTAGCGAGGGGCGTCGGAGGCGACGCAAGCACAGCGCCGAATTCAAGGCGCACGTCGTGGCGGCGTGCAGCAAGCCGGGTGTGTCGTTGGCGTCGGTGGCGATGGCCAACGGCGTCAATGCGAACCTCGTGCGTCGTTGGACCAAGGACGCCGATTCCGAGCGGGAGGATTTCGAAGGAGTCGTCGTTGCGAAGCGCGTCAAGGAAACGACGACCAAGTTCGTGCCGCTGCCACTACCGTCGCCTGCGCCGTTGAGCGATATCCGAGTAGAGCTGCAGCGAGGCGCGATCAAGATTGTTGTGACCTGGCCTGCGACTGCGGCGGCGCAATGCGCGGCATGGATGCGAGAGCTGTTGCAATGA
- a CDS encoding helix-turn-helix transcriptional regulator, with translation MQTLAHREPISIALGKRLKELRIEADRSQAELAFDCELDRTYISLMERGLANPSLWTLGTVAFALKTTVSDLLLGNTHVVQPSMGEHSRKRRVNQASHEPKPATGNRRSQLR, from the coding sequence GTGCAGACGCTCGCGCACAGAGAGCCCATTTCAATTGCACTGGGGAAGCGGCTCAAAGAACTTCGAATAGAGGCTGATAGATCCCAAGCCGAGCTCGCTTTCGACTGTGAACTCGATCGCACTTACATATCTCTAATGGAGCGAGGATTAGCCAATCCATCGCTGTGGACTCTTGGCACGGTGGCATTTGCGTTGAAAACGACAGTTTCGGATTTGCTTTTAGGCAACACGCACGTCGTTCAGCCATCGATGGGTGAGCACAGCAGAAAGCGTCGAGTTAATCAGGCGTCGCACGAGCCCAAACCTGCCACTGGCAATAGGCGTTCGCAGCTGCGTTGA
- a CDS encoding branched-chain amino acid ABC transporter permease, with translation MTEFVQQVVAGFVNGCIYAMLALALVMIYRATHHVNFAQGEMAMFSTYIAWSLLEAGVPYWAAGIAAIAFGFVAGALIERVALRPLHNAPLLSIVTVFVALMIIIQSAAGLLFGHESHSFASPFEAWSPLGQGMLSGHALGTVAVTLAVLLAMSAFFRFTRLGLAMRAAALNPLSSALSGVSVSRLLMIGWGVAGAIGAVAGLLATPVVFLGPHMMAGIMIYGFAAAVVGGVDSPPGAILGGLVLGIGENLLGAYVTGNELKLTIALVLMFAILVVRPQGLLGGKAVQRV, from the coding sequence ATGACGGAATTTGTCCAACAGGTGGTCGCGGGTTTTGTGAACGGGTGCATCTACGCCATGCTGGCGCTGGCCCTGGTCATGATCTATCGCGCGACCCATCACGTGAATTTTGCGCAAGGCGAGATGGCGATGTTCTCCACCTACATCGCCTGGTCGCTGCTCGAGGCCGGCGTGCCGTACTGGGCCGCAGGCATTGCAGCCATCGCTTTCGGTTTCGTCGCCGGCGCCCTGATCGAACGCGTCGCCTTGCGGCCGCTGCATAACGCGCCGTTGCTGTCGATCGTGACGGTCTTCGTGGCACTGATGATCATCATCCAGAGCGCGGCCGGGCTGCTGTTTGGCCACGAAAGCCATAGCTTCGCGAGCCCGTTCGAGGCCTGGAGCCCGCTGGGCCAGGGCATGTTGTCGGGCCACGCGCTCGGTACCGTCGCGGTCACGCTTGCCGTGCTGCTGGCGATGAGTGCCTTCTTCCGTTTCACACGTCTCGGCCTGGCAATGCGCGCAGCGGCCCTGAATCCGCTTTCGAGCGCGCTGTCCGGGGTCAGCGTGAGCCGGCTGCTGATGATCGGCTGGGGCGTCGCAGGCGCGATCGGGGCGGTCGCGGGCCTGCTGGCCACTCCGGTGGTTTTCCTCGGCCCGCACATGATGGCCGGCATCATGATCTATGGCTTCGCCGCCGCAGTCGTGGGCGGTGTCGACAGCCCGCCCGGCGCCATCCTGGGAGGCCTCGTGCTGGGGATTGGCGAGAACCTGCTGGGTGCCTACGTGACCGGCAATGAGCTCAAGCTCACGATCGCGCTGGTTTTGATGTTTGCCATCCTTGTGGTGCGGCCCCAAGGCCTGCTCGGCGGAAAGGCGGTTCAGCGTGTCTGA
- a CDS encoding helix-turn-helix transcriptional regulator, which yields MSATRIGAQVRALRVATDVSGGALAQASGISASMISRIERGLVSPSVDTLDRLAESLRVPVSRLFAEREIRADFCHVPAGCGLVVDRSGAALDYRHELLGHLLSGHILVEPHLVTLLPSAEPFVTSQHHGVKFLYFLSGEVTYRYGSKTVSVRAGDSLLFDANVQHGIEAFQHQPVSYLSVVLARRD from the coding sequence CTGTCAGCAACGCGCATAGGAGCGCAAGTAAGAGCGCTTCGCGTGGCGACTGACGTATCCGGCGGAGCGTTGGCGCAGGCCTCAGGAATTTCTGCCTCGATGATCTCGCGCATCGAGCGAGGCTTGGTGTCCCCGTCAGTAGACACCTTGGATCGTCTTGCCGAAAGCCTACGCGTGCCGGTGTCTCGTCTTTTCGCAGAGAGAGAGATTCGGGCTGATTTTTGCCATGTGCCCGCTGGGTGTGGGCTAGTGGTCGACCGAAGCGGCGCGGCGTTGGACTATCGCCATGAACTGCTGGGTCACCTACTCTCGGGCCACATCCTAGTGGAGCCGCATCTGGTCACACTATTGCCTAGTGCCGAGCCTTTCGTGACTTCCCAGCACCACGGTGTGAAATTTCTGTACTTCCTCTCTGGCGAGGTCACATATCGCTATGGCAGCAAGACGGTTTCGGTAAGGGCTGGAGACTCGCTCTTGTTCGATGCCAACGTGCAGCACGGGATCGAGGCGTTCCAGCACCAACCGGTCTCGTACCTGTCAGTGGTGCTGGCGCGGCGCGACTGA